The following proteins come from a genomic window of Halomarina ordinaria:
- a CDS encoding 6-hydroxymethylpterin diphosphokinase MptE-like protein produces the protein MLVSDWLPVYEAILDDFGFDRAGDERVRDRLAALTDPFDLDRLAGFEGASVAIAGGGPSLDRDLADVRRADVVVAASNAAAVCRDAGLDVDLMVTDLDKVPAAAVSLTREGTPVAVAAHGDNRPEIEEWVPRMRTENVLPTTQAEPVGSVVNFGGFTDGDRAAFLADHLGARTLTFAGWDLDDPSVDAMKRRKLVWAERLLRWLELRRDERFALLDGRREGIDTSALPVEK, from the coding sequence GTGCTCGTGAGCGACTGGCTCCCCGTCTACGAGGCCATCCTCGACGACTTCGGCTTCGACCGGGCCGGCGACGAGCGCGTCCGCGACCGCCTCGCCGCCCTCACCGACCCCTTCGACCTCGACCGCCTCGCGGGGTTCGAAGGAGCGTCAGTCGCCATCGCCGGCGGGGGGCCCTCGCTCGACCGCGACCTCGCGGACGTCCGGCGGGCGGACGTGGTCGTCGCGGCGTCGAACGCCGCCGCCGTCTGTCGCGACGCCGGTCTCGACGTCGACCTGATGGTGACCGACCTCGACAAGGTCCCCGCGGCGGCCGTCTCGCTCACACGGGAGGGGACGCCCGTGGCGGTGGCCGCCCACGGCGACAACCGCCCCGAAATCGAGGAGTGGGTGCCGCGGATGCGCACCGAGAACGTCCTGCCCACGACGCAGGCCGAACCCGTCGGCTCCGTGGTGAACTTCGGGGGGTTCACCGACGGCGACCGGGCGGCGTTCCTCGCCGACCACCTCGGCGCCCGGACGCTCACCTTCGCCGGGTGGGACCTCGACGACCCGTCCGTAGACGCGATGAAACGCCGAAAGCTCGTGTGGGCCGAACGCCTCCTGCGGTGGCTGGAACTGCGCCGCGACGAACGGTTCGCCCTCCTCGACGGCCGCCGGGAGGGGATCGACACGAGCGCGCTCCCGGTCGAAAAGTAG
- a CDS encoding bacterio-opsin activator domain-containing protein produces the protein MTDSHDTSVDAAAGVDGALTVHAPSPLTSAGFDVLPAQIAILDATGTVVYTNETWRAFATDNGFVGEVDCLGENYLSVCATSDDGTARTAATGIRAVLSGDREEFAVDYPCHSPEERRWFTMRAIGFSRAAERFALVLHLNVTEQKLAELRVRRQNDELETLTSIGGLVHELVHAVFDRSSRADLEATVCRELVESPFYRSVWTVEHRLDEGVALRTAAGVDDAFRDALADRGAEGGWVIRDAIATRTPRVRRDPGSPPEDPVERAIAASGPVSYVVVPITYRDCRYGALVVESTRQRAFSDRECAALATLGETMGYASSAIEQRTLLYGDSVVELELAFDGSDTFLADLSTYTGGRVALDGFVPVTDGTLLEYVTVEGADPGAVLAFAESSPAVDRIAHVSGTDGAHRFEATVSKRSVARSLVALGADVSGATTEDGRLVVVAEVAVGTDVRAFVEGLELRYPAVELLAKREVDRRGVPGTNAGVDLLADLTDRQRSIVEGAYRAGYFSWPRESAGTEVASSFDISAPTFHQHLQVGLGKLLGALFDPREM, from the coding sequence ATGACCGATTCGCACGACACGAGCGTCGACGCGGCGGCGGGGGTCGACGGTGCGCTGACAGTCCACGCACCGAGTCCGCTCACGAGCGCGGGGTTCGACGTCCTCCCGGCGCAGATAGCCATCCTCGACGCGACCGGCACCGTCGTCTACACGAACGAGACCTGGCGTGCGTTCGCCACGGACAACGGGTTCGTCGGGGAGGTCGACTGCCTGGGCGAGAACTACCTCTCGGTCTGTGCGACGAGCGACGACGGGACCGCCCGCACGGCCGCGACGGGCATCCGGGCGGTGCTCTCCGGCGACCGGGAGGAGTTCGCCGTCGACTACCCGTGTCACAGCCCGGAGGAACGTCGCTGGTTCACGATGCGTGCCATCGGGTTCAGCCGCGCCGCCGAGCGGTTCGCGCTCGTCTTGCATCTGAACGTGACCGAGCAGAAACTCGCGGAACTCCGTGTCAGACGGCAGAACGACGAACTGGAGACGCTCACCAGCATCGGGGGGCTGGTCCACGAACTCGTCCACGCGGTGTTCGACCGCTCCTCCCGCGCCGACCTGGAGGCGACGGTCTGTCGCGAACTCGTCGAGTCGCCGTTCTACCGGTCGGTCTGGACCGTCGAGCACCGTCTCGACGAGGGCGTCGCCCTCCGGACGGCGGCGGGGGTCGACGACGCGTTCCGCGACGCGCTCGCGGACCGGGGTGCGGAGGGTGGATGGGTCATCCGGGACGCCATCGCCACCCGGACGCCCCGGGTCCGACGCGACCCGGGGTCGCCCCCCGAGGACCCCGTCGAGCGGGCCATCGCCGCGTCCGGCCCCGTTTCGTACGTCGTCGTCCCCATCACGTACCGCGACTGCCGGTACGGCGCGCTCGTGGTCGAGTCGACGCGTCAGCGTGCCTTCAGCGACCGCGAGTGCGCCGCGCTCGCCACCCTCGGCGAGACGATGGGCTACGCGAGCAGCGCCATCGAGCAGCGAACGCTCCTCTACGGCGACAGCGTCGTCGAACTCGAACTCGCCTTCGATGGCTCGGACACCTTCCTCGCCGACCTCTCGACGTACACCGGCGGGCGCGTCGCCCTCGACGGCTTCGTTCCGGTGACCGACGGAACGCTCCTCGAGTACGTCACCGTCGAGGGGGCGGACCCGGGGGCGGTCCTCGCGTTCGCCGAATCGTCGCCCGCGGTCGACCGCATCGCGCACGTCTCCGGGACCGACGGGGCGCACCGCTTCGAGGCGACCGTCTCGAAGCGCTCGGTCGCCCGCTCGCTCGTCGCCCTCGGCGCGGACGTGTCGGGTGCCACCACCGAGGACGGCCGCCTCGTCGTCGTCGCCGAGGTCGCCGTCGGAACGGACGTCAGGGCGTTCGTCGAGGGGCTGGAGCTTCGCTACCCTGCCGTCGAGTTGCTCGCGAAACGCGAGGTCGACCGCCGCGGCGTCCCGGGGACGAACGCCGGCGTGGACCTCCTCGCGGACCTCACCGACCGCCAGCGCTCCATCGTGGAAGGTGCCTACCGGGCGGGCTACTTCTCGTGGCCGCGCGAGAGCGCCGGGACGGAGGTGGCGTCGTCGTTCGACATCTCCGCACCGACGTTCCACCAGCACCTCCAGGTGGGCCTCGGCAAACTACTGGGGGCGCTGTTCGACCCCCGAGAGATGTAG
- a CDS encoding RNA methyltransferase: MISVAVVDAKTPGNVGTIARAMKNFGLTDLYLVDPPDLDPDGEAYGFAGQAREDVLPNAREVSFDYLVEHFHTVGCTAVTNEDARHHVRYPFRTPRNLADSLAGVDADTCVVFGRERVGLTNEELERLDEVCSIPASAEYPVLNLGQAATVVLYELRTLTVEETQLPTDIDRAPESDVEALHEQFASLVDRALVEEKRPKTLRLWRRLLGRAHPTTREVSTLHGVFRRAESLMGDRE; this comes from the coding sequence ATGATTTCGGTCGCGGTCGTCGACGCGAAGACGCCGGGCAACGTCGGCACCATCGCCCGCGCGATGAAGAACTTCGGGCTCACCGACCTCTACCTCGTCGACCCGCCGGACCTCGACCCCGACGGCGAGGCGTACGGCTTCGCCGGCCAGGCCCGCGAGGACGTCCTCCCGAACGCACGGGAGGTGTCGTTCGACTACCTCGTCGAGCACTTCCACACCGTCGGCTGTACCGCCGTGACCAACGAGGACGCCCGCCACCACGTCCGCTACCCCTTCCGGACGCCCCGGAACCTCGCCGACTCCCTCGCCGGCGTCGACGCGGACACCTGCGTCGTCTTCGGACGCGAGCGCGTCGGCCTCACGAACGAGGAACTCGAGCGCCTCGACGAGGTGTGTTCCATCCCCGCGAGCGCCGAGTACCCCGTTCTCAACCTCGGACAGGCAGCGACGGTCGTGCTCTACGAACTCCGGACGCTCACCGTCGAGGAGACGCAACTCCCGACAGACATCGACCGCGCGCCGGAGTCGGACGTCGAGGCACTCCACGAGCAGTTCGCCTCGCTCGTCGACCGGGCGCTCGTCGAGGAGAAGCGCCCGAAGACGCTGCGCCTCTGGCGGCGCCTCCTCGGGCGCGCCCACCCGACCACCCGCGAGGTGAGCACGCTCCACGGCGTGTTCCGCCGCGCGGAGTCGCTGATGGGTGACCGGGAGTAG
- a CDS encoding M48 family metallopeptidase codes for MDWSLDRRLQARMALTLVALAALTVALGAGVAVGIGFLLTLGAGVVDLSLSWTTATVVGVPVTLVAGAVVLRRTLADPPAEAFDADEVDASEYPLLYATVTRVAQAADLPVPAIHVAERETPLAMTTGLRTDGAQLVVSTGLLDVLDTQELEAVVAHELAHVKNRDAAVMTLVELPLSSARTLGAALRSSAGVHPVLLAGSAATYVVWGTGRTLVASLSRSRELAADRGATALLGDPSALASALDALADDVSATPETDARARGLAALSVVPSPRGDPGPALTYEKRRPILWSLRLPVRRFRRRLNVRVLRPLLATHPATDERVERLREFTRSS; via the coding sequence ATGGACTGGTCCCTCGACCGCCGTCTCCAGGCGCGCATGGCCCTCACCCTCGTCGCGCTCGCGGCCCTCACCGTGGCGCTCGGCGCCGGCGTCGCCGTCGGTATCGGGTTCCTGTTGACCCTCGGTGCCGGCGTCGTCGACCTCTCGCTCTCGTGGACGACCGCCACCGTCGTCGGCGTCCCGGTCACGCTCGTCGCCGGTGCCGTCGTCCTCCGGCGGACGCTCGCCGACCCGCCGGCGGAGGCGTTCGACGCCGACGAGGTCGACGCGAGCGAGTACCCCCTCCTCTACGCGACGGTCACGCGGGTGGCACAGGCCGCGGACCTCCCCGTCCCGGCGATTCACGTCGCCGAGCGCGAGACACCACTGGCGATGACGACCGGTCTGCGGACCGACGGCGCGCAACTGGTCGTCTCGACGGGGCTCCTCGACGTCCTCGACACACAGGAGCTGGAGGCCGTCGTCGCCCACGAACTCGCGCACGTGAAGAACCGCGACGCCGCCGTCATGACGCTCGTCGAACTGCCGCTCTCCAGCGCGCGGACGCTCGGTGCGGCGCTCCGCAGCAGCGCTGGCGTCCACCCGGTCCTCCTCGCCGGCAGCGCCGCGACGTACGTCGTGTGGGGGACCGGGCGAACGCTCGTCGCCTCGCTGTCGCGGAGCCGCGAACTCGCCGCCGACCGGGGGGCCACGGCGTTGCTCGGCGACCCCTCGGCGCTCGCGAGCGCGCTCGACGCGCTGGCCGACGACGTCAGCGCGACCCCCGAGACGGACGCGCGGGCGCGCGGCCTCGCGGCGCTGTCGGTCGTCCCGTCCCCCCGGGGCGACCCCGGCCCCGCGCTCACCTACGAGAAACGCCGGCCCATCCTCTGGAGTCTCCGTCTCCCCGTCAGGCGGTTCCGCCGGCGGCTGAACGTCCGCGTCCTCCGCCCGCTGCTGGCGACCCACCCGGCGACCGACGAGCGCGTCGAGCGCCTGCGCGAGTTCACCCGCTCGTCGTGA
- a CDS encoding quinone oxidoreductase family protein, producing MQTIEVTEFGDASTIETVERDVPDPREGQVRIEVKAAGVNFADIMQRRGHYQGGPTPPYSPGMEAAGVVDAVGEGVDREEGERVVAMVGRGGYAEYAVADAGGLFDVPEGMSFEEAAGFPVQFLTAHNCLFEWGGLEDGDRVLVHAAAGGVGTAAVQLASEAGAEVFGTASTAEKLDLAAELGCDHPINYTETDFAEEVNDLTDGEGVDLVLDGVGGETTQRSLDCLTHFGRMVVYGAASGEPGHPDTATLLFNNVEVVGYHLGQGMQRAPQRVMQAVPHLTELLADGSLSVQVGHTFPLDEAADAHRAIENRETSGKVVLVP from the coding sequence ATGCAGACCATCGAGGTGACCGAGTTCGGTGACGCGAGCACTATCGAGACGGTCGAGCGCGACGTCCCCGACCCCCGCGAGGGACAGGTCCGTATCGAGGTGAAGGCGGCGGGTGTCAACTTCGCCGACATCATGCAGCGCCGGGGGCACTACCAGGGCGGCCCGACGCCCCCCTACTCGCCGGGGATGGAGGCCGCGGGCGTCGTCGACGCCGTCGGCGAGGGCGTCGACCGCGAGGAGGGCGAGCGCGTGGTCGCCATGGTCGGCCGCGGCGGGTACGCCGAGTACGCCGTCGCCGATGCGGGCGGGTTGTTCGACGTCCCCGAGGGGATGAGCTTCGAGGAGGCCGCCGGCTTCCCGGTGCAGTTCCTCACCGCCCACAACTGCCTGTTCGAGTGGGGCGGGTTGGAGGACGGCGACCGCGTCCTCGTCCACGCCGCGGCCGGCGGTGTCGGCACCGCCGCCGTCCAGCTGGCCAGCGAGGCGGGCGCCGAGGTGTTCGGGACGGCCAGCACGGCCGAAAAGCTCGACCTCGCGGCCGAGCTGGGCTGTGACCACCCCATCAACTACACCGAGACGGACTTCGCCGAGGAGGTGAACGACCTGACCGACGGCGAGGGCGTCGACCTCGTCCTCGACGGCGTCGGCGGCGAGACGACCCAGCGGAGTCTCGACTGCCTGACGCACTTCGGTCGGATGGTCGTCTACGGCGCGGCGAGCGGTGAACCGGGCCACCCGGACACGGCGACGCTCCTGTTCAACAACGTCGAGGTCGTCGGCTACCACCTCGGCCAGGGGATGCAGCGCGCCCCCCAGCGCGTCATGCAGGCCGTCCCCCACCTGACCGAACTGCTCGCCGACGGGTCGCTCTCGGTGCAGGTCGGCCACACCTTCCCCCTCGACGAGGCCGCGGACGCCCACCGCGCCATCGAGAACCGCGAGACGAGCGGGAAGGTCGTCCTCGTCCCGTAG
- a CDS encoding thiamine pyrophosphate-binding protein: MTDTDGYTGADLFVDTLESYGVTHVFGNPGTTELPVLEALSGSDLEYILGLHEDVAVGMASGYAQTRRYHSHHDEDVLPAGVVNLHITPGLAHGLGNVYAARWVGAPIVVTAGNHELDFRHEEPLLSGELREMVKQFTKFDAEVTDVRALPGLLRRAFRIALTPPTGPVFLGLPMDVMLAETDLDPEPLGPIPTGGRGDAAQIAEAADLLADAEAPVFVLGDEVARSGHEAVAAAVDLAEACGARVHGEMLACEVNFPTDHEQWVSHIPPQEGFASMLMNSDTLAFVGCSTNTTLLRHEDPLVPESATCVHVGTNARDLAKHHPADAAVIGDPGAVLADLADRVGERVDEATREERVEQVRQVKESLAGTMDKIGRGDADPDDPRASKAELVDALKSVAPDAFVVDEGITAKYPLLLRWPMQAEGLLSNKGGGLGYGLPASVGAAIAEREAGSDRRVVGYVGDGSYLYYPHTLYSAARHDVDLTVVVPDNRNYRILKDNTNAIFGGDDADHDYVGMDFEPPVDIPKNAESHGATGVLVEERDDIEAAFEEALSTEGPVVLDVLVHD; encoded by the coding sequence ATGACAGACACAGACGGCTACACCGGCGCGGACCTGTTCGTCGACACGCTCGAATCCTACGGCGTCACGCACGTCTTCGGCAACCCCGGCACCACCGAACTCCCGGTGCTGGAGGCGCTGTCGGGGAGCGACCTCGAGTACATCCTGGGCCTCCACGAGGACGTCGCCGTGGGGATGGCCTCGGGCTACGCCCAGACCAGGCGCTATCACTCCCACCACGACGAGGACGTCCTCCCGGCGGGCGTCGTCAACCTCCACATCACCCCCGGTCTGGCCCACGGCCTCGGCAACGTCTACGCCGCCCGGTGGGTCGGCGCCCCCATCGTCGTCACCGCGGGCAACCACGAACTCGACTTCCGCCACGAGGAACCCCTGCTGTCGGGGGAGCTCCGGGAGATGGTGAAACAGTTCACGAAGTTCGACGCCGAGGTGACGGACGTGCGCGCCCTGCCGGGGCTGCTCCGGCGGGCGTTCCGCATCGCGCTGACGCCGCCGACCGGGCCCGTCTTCCTCGGCCTCCCGATGGACGTGATGCTCGCGGAGACGGACCTCGACCCCGAACCGCTCGGGCCGATTCCGACCGGCGGCCGTGGCGACGCGGCGCAGATAGCCGAGGCGGCCGACCTGCTGGCCGACGCCGAGGCACCCGTGTTCGTCCTCGGCGACGAGGTCGCCCGCTCCGGCCACGAGGCGGTGGCGGCGGCGGTCGACCTCGCCGAGGCGTGCGGCGCGCGCGTCCACGGCGAGATGCTCGCCTGCGAGGTGAACTTCCCGACCGACCACGAGCAGTGGGTGTCCCACATCCCGCCCCAGGAGGGGTTCGCCTCCATGCTGATGAACAGCGACACGCTCGCGTTCGTCGGCTGTTCGACCAACACGACGCTCCTGCGCCACGAGGACCCGCTGGTCCCCGAGAGCGCGACGTGCGTCCACGTCGGGACGAACGCCCGCGACCTCGCGAAGCACCACCCGGCCGACGCCGCCGTCATCGGCGACCCCGGCGCCGTCCTCGCGGACCTCGCCGACCGGGTCGGCGAACGCGTCGACGAGGCGACCCGCGAGGAGCGCGTCGAGCAGGTCCGGCAGGTCAAGGAGTCGCTCGCGGGGACGATGGACAAGATCGGCCGAGGGGACGCCGACCCGGACGACCCGCGGGCGTCGAAGGCGGAACTCGTCGACGCGCTGAAGTCCGTCGCGCCGGACGCGTTCGTCGTCGACGAGGGCATCACCGCGAAGTACCCACTCCTCCTGCGGTGGCCGATGCAGGCCGAGGGGTTGCTCTCGAACAAGGGTGGCGGCCTCGGCTACGGTCTCCCCGCCTCTGTGGGCGCCGCCATCGCCGAGCGGGAGGCCGGCTCCGACCGCCGGGTCGTCGGCTACGTCGGCGACGGGTCGTACCTCTACTATCCCCACACGCTCTACTCGGCCGCCCGCCACGACGTCGACCTCACCGTCGTCGTCCCGGACAACCGCAACTACCGCATCCTGAAGGACAACACGAACGCCATCTTCGGCGGCGACGACGCGGACCACGACTACGTCGGCATGGACTTCGAGCCGCCGGTGGACATCCCGAAGAACGCCGAGAGCCACGGCGCGACGGGCGTCCTCGTCGAGGAGCGCGACGACATCGAGGCGGCCTTCGAGGAGGCGCTCTCGACGGAGGGGCCCGTCGTACTGGACGTGCTGGTCCACGACTGA
- the folP gene encoding dihydropteroate synthase — protein MRNVDAAGLGIGDDYPPRIMGVLNVSEESPYEPSVFDDPGEAAAYVDEHLVDEGADIVDVGLESANKDLSVLSASEELARLDTAVETIESVSGDAVFSIETRYHEVAEAALARGFEMVNDVCGFADPEMPRVCAEYDVAVAKMASPPDLDRPGAVEAVDWAARSDRATDDWSYVDDVYEALSLNGFTDKTIVDPAFGGWSAEKTLADDRETFRRLREFRGLGRPLLVSINRKNFLREVAGRSTAEALPVSLAATAMAVERGAHVVRTHDVAQTRDAALVGRAFTRQRHRDAAVGVEELDVTTAREARRHFGRLDCEGIAATDAVVRVFEVTGLPPESTAALVTRARDAGAHFESGTGAPAGVLVGTESSLTALAAGESDASADLRPVLDAVGEAVE, from the coding sequence ATGCGGAACGTAGACGCGGCAGGCCTCGGTATCGGGGACGACTACCCCCCGCGCATCATGGGCGTCCTGAACGTCAGCGAGGAGTCGCCGTACGAGCCGAGCGTGTTCGACGACCCGGGCGAGGCCGCCGCCTACGTCGACGAACACCTCGTCGACGAGGGGGCCGACATCGTCGACGTCGGCCTCGAATCGGCCAACAAGGACCTCTCGGTCCTCTCGGCGAGCGAGGAACTCGCCCGCCTCGACACCGCCGTCGAGACCATCGAGAGCGTCTCCGGCGACGCCGTCTTCTCCATCGAGACGCGTTACCACGAGGTCGCGGAGGCGGCGCTCGCGCGCGGGTTCGAGATGGTCAACGACGTCTGCGGGTTCGCCGACCCCGAGATGCCGCGCGTCTGTGCGGAGTACGACGTCGCCGTCGCCAAGATGGCGAGTCCCCCCGACCTCGACCGCCCCGGGGCCGTCGAGGCCGTCGACTGGGCGGCCCGCAGTGACCGCGCGACGGACGACTGGAGCTACGTCGACGACGTCTACGAGGCGCTCTCGCTGAACGGGTTCACCGACAAGACCATCGTCGACCCCGCCTTCGGCGGCTGGTCGGCCGAGAAGACGCTGGCGGACGACCGCGAGACGTTCCGTCGCCTCCGGGAGTTCCGCGGCCTCGGACGGCCCCTTCTCGTCTCCATCAACCGGAAGAACTTCCTGCGCGAGGTGGCCGGTCGCTCGACGGCCGAGGCGCTCCCGGTGAGCCTCGCGGCGACGGCGATGGCCGTCGAGCGCGGCGCGCACGTCGTCCGGACCCACGACGTCGCCCAGACGCGCGACGCGGCGCTCGTCGGACGGGCGTTCACCCGCCAGCGCCACCGCGACGCCGCGGTCGGCGTCGAGGAACTCGACGTGACGACCGCTCGCGAGGCCCGGCGACACTTCGGCCGCCTCGACTGCGAGGGGATAGCGGCGACCGACGCCGTCGTCCGGGTCTTCGAGGTGACCGGCCTCCCCCCCGAGTCCACGGCGGCGCTCGTCACCCGAGCGCGCGACGCCGGCGCACACTTCGAGTCCGGGACGGGCGCGCCGGCGGGCGTCCTCGTCGGGACGGAATCGTCGCTGACCGCCCTCGCGGCGGGCGAGAGCGACGCCTCGGCCGACCTCCGGCCGGTCCTCGACGCGGTCGGGGAGGCCGTCGAATGA
- a CDS encoding FAD-binding oxidoreductase: MTYDCSFLADLDVACSFDDDDRESHATDWGTAEGDEGVTPDAVVWPASTDEVATVLASADERGVPVTPYAAGTSLEGNAVPARRGISMNVTRMDAVLDVRPEDFQVDVRPGLVGQRIDEAVAEHGLFFPPMPASADISTIGGMIINDASGMKTVRYGEVGDWVLELEAVLADGTVLEVGSKAVKTSAGYNLKDLLVGSEGTLAVVTRATLRLARLPEQVRGGRAVFPTLDDATEAISATVRAGVDVATIELVDELSAAMANAYVGTDLPDAPMVFFEIHADHGIEEELRRCREAFEAHGVERFEAAADEAEMATLWRARRELALALRSYDEVLTPLAPGDVTVPIGKYPDIVRYAKSLADEYDLLVPTFGHAGDGNVHYSAFADPTDPEMVADAKAVYEKVVVRAIELGGTATGEHGVGLGKREFLELEHGVEGVEAMRRVKRAFDPNDTLNPGKMFPETVDGGRVRVDPADD, translated from the coding sequence ATGACGTACGACTGCTCGTTCCTCGCCGACCTCGACGTGGCGTGCTCGTTCGACGACGACGACCGCGAGAGTCACGCGACCGACTGGGGGACCGCCGAGGGCGACGAGGGGGTGACGCCGGACGCCGTCGTCTGGCCGGCGTCGACCGACGAGGTGGCGACGGTCCTCGCCAGCGCCGACGAGCGGGGCGTCCCCGTCACGCCCTACGCTGCGGGGACGAGCCTGGAGGGCAACGCCGTCCCCGCGCGCCGGGGCATCAGCATGAACGTCACCCGGATGGACGCCGTCCTCGACGTGCGACCAGAGGACTTCCAGGTAGACGTCCGGCCCGGACTCGTCGGCCAGCGCATCGACGAGGCCGTCGCGGAACACGGCCTGTTCTTCCCCCCGATGCCCGCCTCCGCCGACATCTCGACCATCGGCGGCATGATAATCAACGACGCGAGCGGGATGAAGACGGTCCGGTACGGCGAGGTGGGCGACTGGGTGCTCGAACTCGAGGCCGTCCTCGCCGACGGGACGGTCCTCGAGGTCGGGAGCAAGGCCGTGAAGACGTCGGCGGGCTACAACCTGAAGGACCTCCTCGTCGGGAGCGAGGGAACCCTCGCGGTCGTCACGCGCGCGACGCTCCGCCTCGCGCGCCTCCCCGAGCAGGTACGGGGCGGGCGCGCCGTCTTCCCGACGCTCGACGACGCCACCGAGGCCATCTCGGCGACCGTCCGCGCCGGCGTCGACGTGGCGACCATCGAACTCGTCGACGAACTCAGCGCGGCGATGGCCAACGCCTACGTCGGGACCGACCTCCCCGACGCCCCGATGGTCTTCTTCGAGATTCACGCCGACCACGGTATCGAGGAGGAACTCCGGCGCTGCCGGGAGGCGTTCGAGGCCCACGGCGTCGAGCGCTTCGAGGCGGCCGCGGACGAGGCGGAGATGGCGACGCTCTGGCGCGCCCGCCGGGAACTCGCGCTCGCGCTCCGCAGCTACGACGAGGTGCTGACGCCGCTCGCGCCGGGCGACGTCACCGTCCCCATCGGGAAGTACCCGGACATCGTCCGCTACGCGAAGTCGCTCGCGGACGAGTACGACCTGCTCGTCCCCACGTTCGGCCACGCCGGCGACGGCAACGTCCACTACTCGGCGTTCGCCGACCCGACCGACCCCGAGATGGTCGCGGACGCGAAAGCGGTGTACGAGAAGGTGGTCGTCAGGGCCATCGAACTCGGCGGCACCGCCACCGGGGAACACGGCGTCGGCCTCGGCAAGCGCGAGTTCCTCGAACTCGAACACGGCGTCGAGGGCGTGGAGGCGATGCGCCGCGTCAAGCGCGCGTTCGACCCGAACGACACGCTCAACCCCGGGAAGATGTTCCCCGAGACGGTCGACGGCGGGCGCGTGCGAGTCGACCCGGCCGACGACTGA